The proteins below come from a single Dermatophilaceae bacterium Soc4.6 genomic window:
- the nrfD gene encoding NrfD/PsrC family molybdoenzyme membrane anchor subunit codes for MTERRRRRRGENLMVPEASFESYYGRPILQEPTWSATDIAGYLFLGGLAGGSSVLAAGAAFAKLPGLARVARLGAAGAISLSLAALVHDLGRPARFINMLRVAKPTSPMSVGTWVLTGYAPMALAGAGIELTGWMPWAAPATTAGTALLGPVVAAYTAVLIGDTAVPAWHEPHCELPFVFVGSAASAAGGLGLLLAPTSESGPARRLALIGAVAETVATHRMHGAAGLADECYRKGRAGTLMKGAKALTLAGSALAVAGHRAPVLGRIGGAALVAASLCTRFGIFAAGVESTRDPRYVVQPQRARAQAEATAEGRSTSRDPA; via the coding sequence GTGACCGAGCGCCGTCGCCGCAGACGGGGCGAGAACCTCATGGTGCCCGAGGCCTCCTTCGAGTCCTACTACGGTCGCCCCATCCTCCAGGAGCCGACCTGGTCGGCCACCGACATCGCCGGGTACCTGTTCCTCGGCGGCCTGGCCGGAGGGTCCTCGGTCCTGGCCGCGGGGGCAGCATTCGCCAAGCTGCCGGGGCTGGCGCGCGTGGCCCGTCTGGGTGCTGCCGGTGCCATCTCCCTCTCGCTCGCCGCCCTCGTCCACGACCTGGGTCGCCCCGCCCGCTTCATCAACATGTTGCGCGTGGCCAAGCCGACCTCACCGATGAGCGTCGGCACGTGGGTGCTCACCGGGTACGCCCCGATGGCGCTGGCGGGCGCGGGGATCGAGCTCACGGGGTGGATGCCCTGGGCCGCACCCGCGACCACTGCCGGCACGGCGCTCCTCGGCCCGGTCGTGGCGGCCTACACCGCGGTACTGATCGGCGACACGGCCGTACCGGCGTGGCACGAGCCGCACTGCGAGCTGCCCTTCGTCTTCGTCGGGTCCGCGGCCAGCGCAGCGGGCGGCCTCGGTCTCCTGCTGGCGCCCACCAGCGAGAGTGGACCCGCGCGACGGCTCGCCCTGATCGGTGCGGTCGCGGAGACGGTAGCCACCCACCGGATGCACGGCGCCGCGGGGCTGGCCGACGAGTGCTACCGCAAGGGTCGGGCCGGCACGCTCATGAAGGGTGCCAAGGCACTGACCCTGGCCGGGTCGGCTTTGGCCGTGGCCGGTCATCGGGCGCCAGTGCTGGGACGTATCGGCGGGGCCGCCCTCGTCGCGGCCTCGTTGTGCACCCGCTTCGGCATCTTCGCCGCCGGCGTCGAGTCCACCCGCGACCCCCGCTACGTGGTGCAACCCCAACGTGCGCGGGCACAGGCCGAGGCAACGGCGGAGGGTCGCTCCACCTCGCGGGATCCGGCGTGA
- a CDS encoding 4Fe-4S dicluster domain-containing protein, with amino-acid sequence MNRLSGPEPDVAADAGWTGGTPRKGFFTDTSVCIGCKACEVACKEWNAVPEDGLTFTGMSYDNTGGLSADTWRHVAFIEQAAPVLAPVPLGMPGIGPAPAAPADGDLPDQGTAFATSGVRWLMSSDVCKHCTHAACLDVCPTGALVRTEFGTVIVQEDVCNGCGYCVSACPYGVIAQREDDGRVFKCTLCYDRLSVGQEPACAKACPTQSIQFGDLDELRERAGKRVEVLHGSGVPEARLYGNDPEDGVGGAGAFFLLLDEPEVYGLPPDPVVTTRDLPRMWAHAAAAAAGLALAGVAAVWGRSR; translated from the coding sequence GTGAACCGGTTGAGCGGGCCCGAGCCCGACGTTGCCGCGGACGCGGGCTGGACAGGGGGGACCCCTCGCAAGGGCTTCTTCACCGACACCAGTGTGTGCATCGGCTGCAAGGCGTGCGAGGTGGCCTGCAAGGAGTGGAACGCCGTCCCCGAGGACGGCCTGACGTTCACCGGTATGTCCTACGACAACACGGGTGGGCTGAGCGCCGACACCTGGCGCCATGTGGCGTTCATCGAGCAGGCCGCCCCGGTACTAGCCCCCGTGCCGTTGGGCATGCCCGGGATCGGACCCGCCCCCGCCGCGCCCGCAGACGGGGACCTCCCGGACCAGGGGACCGCCTTTGCGACGTCAGGGGTGCGTTGGCTGATGTCGTCGGACGTGTGCAAGCACTGCACGCACGCGGCGTGCCTGGACGTGTGCCCGACTGGGGCACTGGTCCGCACGGAGTTCGGCACTGTCATCGTGCAGGAGGACGTGTGCAACGGCTGCGGCTACTGCGTGTCCGCCTGCCCGTACGGCGTCATCGCACAGCGTGAGGACGACGGCCGCGTCTTCAAGTGCACCCTGTGCTACGACCGTCTCTCGGTGGGCCAGGAGCCAGCCTGCGCCAAGGCCTGCCCGACCCAGTCCATCCAGTTCGGCGACCTCGACGAGCTGCGGGAGCGGGCCGGGAAGCGTGTCGAGGTGCTGCACGGATCGGGGGTGCCCGAGGCCCGGCTGTACGGCAATGACCCCGAGGACGGAGTGGGCGGGGCGGGGGCGTTCTTCCTGCTGCTCGACGAACCGGAGGTGTACGGGTTGCCACCGGACCCTGTGGTGACCACGCGGGACCTGCCACGGATGTGGGCGCACGCCGCAGCCGCGGCAGCGGGTCTCGCGCTGGCCGGGGTCGCCGCCGTGTGGGGGCGGTCGAGGTGA
- the fdh gene encoding formate dehydrogenase has translation MGSGPWLQWPVYRQLTGGDPLGRGAAVVSSTTASLRPRTATADRVVDSVCPYCAVGCGQQVYVKDEKVVQIEGDPGSPISRGRLCPKGSATLQLTTGSAREHFVLHRRPHATTWERLPLDEALDLVAQRLVQTRREGWQWEQDGARVRRTMGVASLGGATLDNEENYLIKKLFTALGVVQVENQARICHSSTVVGLGTTFGRGGSTTCLQDLQNADCIVIQGSNFAEAHPVGFQWVMEAKARGAVIIHVDPRFTRTSAVADLHVPIRAGTDIAFLGGLIHHVIENDLWFHDYVTAYTNASTLLREDFQDTEDLDGIFSGLSEDGRSYDDATWQYRGMEVAAASGARDADYQESVQRSGHGESHGSGGPGPHGDPERDATLQDPRTVWQTLRRHYSRYTPEMVERVCGVPPQLLAQVANALVSNSGRDRTSAFAYAVGWTQHTTGSQNIRAAGVLQLLLGNVGRPGGGVMALRGHASIQGSSDIPTLFDLLPGYLPMPHAHQHEDLESYIAADSAQRGFWANMRAYMVSLMKAYWGDAATVENDFCFDYLPRITGSHSTYETVVEQIEGRCRGYFLMGENPAVGSANARMQRLGLANLDWLVVRDFSLIESATFWKDGPEISSGERRTEDIATEVFFFPAAAHTEKEGTFTNTNRLLQWHSKAVEPADEQRSDLWFIYHLGQRVRALLAGSEDEMDRPVLDLTWDYPTSGPTAEPSAESVLREINGHGADGAPIGSYTELAGDGSTSCGCWIYAGVFADGQNHAKRRRHRDEQNWLGPDWGWAWPANRRVLYNRASADPDGRPWSERKALVWWDEDQGSWTGHDVPDFVADKRPDYEPPEGGTGPDGLSGTEPFIMQADGRGWLFAPSGVTDGPLPTHYEPQESPMANPLYPVDRSPVRGLIRHPDNRFQPSGTEPGADVYPFVVTTYRLTEHFTAGGMSRWTPYLAELQPELFCEVSPELARLRGLENGGWATVVTARSAIEARVLVTDRMAPLSVGEQQVHQIGLPYHWGGNGMATGDAVNDLTSITLDPTAHIEEVKALTADIQPGRRLRGPALRAYVGEYRRRAGVTEHTGMPS, from the coding sequence ATGGGATCTGGACCGTGGTTGCAGTGGCCGGTTTACCGGCAGTTGACCGGGGGGGATCCGCTGGGACGGGGTGCCGCCGTGGTTTCCTCGACGACGGCGTCGTTGCGGCCCCGCACGGCGACGGCTGACCGGGTCGTGGACTCCGTGTGCCCCTACTGCGCCGTGGGCTGTGGTCAGCAGGTGTACGTCAAGGACGAGAAGGTGGTGCAGATCGAGGGTGACCCCGGGTCCCCGATCAGCCGGGGCCGGCTGTGCCCCAAGGGTTCTGCCACGCTGCAGCTGACCACGGGTAGTGCCCGCGAGCACTTCGTCCTGCACCGGAGGCCGCACGCGACGACGTGGGAGCGGCTGCCTCTGGACGAGGCGCTCGACCTGGTCGCGCAGCGGCTGGTGCAGACTCGGCGCGAGGGCTGGCAGTGGGAGCAGGACGGGGCGCGGGTGCGTCGCACGATGGGAGTGGCCAGCCTGGGCGGCGCCACACTCGACAACGAGGAGAACTACCTGATCAAGAAGTTGTTCACAGCGCTCGGCGTCGTTCAGGTCGAGAACCAGGCGCGGATATGCCACAGCTCGACCGTCGTCGGATTGGGCACCACCTTCGGGCGTGGGGGGTCGACGACGTGCCTGCAGGACCTGCAGAACGCCGACTGCATCGTCATCCAGGGGTCCAACTTCGCCGAGGCGCACCCCGTGGGGTTCCAGTGGGTCATGGAGGCCAAGGCCCGCGGTGCCGTGATCATCCACGTCGACCCCCGGTTCACCCGCACCAGCGCGGTGGCCGACCTGCACGTGCCCATCCGGGCCGGCACCGACATCGCCTTCTTGGGCGGCCTGATCCACCACGTCATCGAGAATGACCTGTGGTTCCACGACTATGTCACGGCATACACCAATGCCTCCACGTTGCTGCGGGAGGACTTCCAGGACACCGAGGACCTCGACGGCATCTTCTCCGGGCTGAGCGAGGACGGTCGCTCGTACGACGATGCCACCTGGCAGTACCGGGGGATGGAGGTCGCGGCGGCATCGGGGGCCCGCGACGCGGACTATCAGGAGTCGGTCCAGCGGTCCGGTCACGGGGAGTCGCACGGCTCGGGCGGACCCGGCCCGCACGGTGACCCGGAGCGTGACGCGACGCTGCAGGATCCTCGCACGGTGTGGCAGACGCTTCGTCGGCACTATTCGCGCTACACCCCCGAGATGGTCGAGCGGGTGTGCGGCGTCCCGCCGCAGCTGCTGGCCCAGGTAGCCAACGCGCTTGTGAGCAACAGCGGACGCGACCGCACGAGTGCGTTCGCCTATGCCGTGGGGTGGACCCAGCACACCACGGGATCGCAGAACATCCGCGCCGCCGGTGTGCTGCAGCTACTGCTGGGCAACGTGGGACGACCCGGGGGCGGGGTCATGGCGCTGCGCGGACATGCGAGCATCCAGGGATCGAGCGACATCCCCACGCTGTTCGACCTGCTCCCGGGGTACCTGCCGATGCCGCACGCCCACCAGCACGAGGACCTCGAATCCTATATCGCAGCGGACTCCGCCCAGCGCGGATTCTGGGCGAACATGCGCGCCTACATGGTGAGCCTGATGAAGGCCTACTGGGGTGACGCGGCGACGGTCGAGAACGACTTCTGCTTCGACTACCTACCGCGCATCACCGGCTCGCACAGCACCTACGAGACCGTGGTGGAGCAGATCGAGGGCCGTTGTCGTGGCTACTTCCTCATGGGGGAGAACCCCGCTGTCGGCTCGGCCAACGCCCGGATGCAGCGCCTCGGCCTGGCCAACCTCGACTGGCTGGTCGTGCGGGACTTCTCCCTCATCGAGAGCGCCACCTTCTGGAAGGACGGACCCGAGATCTCCAGTGGTGAGCGCCGCACCGAGGACATCGCCACCGAGGTTTTCTTCTTCCCCGCGGCTGCTCACACCGAGAAGGAGGGCACCTTCACCAACACCAACCGCCTGCTTCAGTGGCACTCCAAAGCGGTCGAGCCCGCGGACGAGCAGCGCAGCGACCTGTGGTTCATCTACCACCTGGGTCAGCGGGTGCGAGCCCTGCTCGCGGGCAGCGAGGACGAGATGGACCGCCCCGTCCTCGACCTGACCTGGGACTACCCCACGAGCGGGCCGACGGCCGAGCCCAGCGCGGAGTCCGTCCTCCGCGAGATCAACGGTCATGGCGCCGACGGAGCTCCCATCGGCTCCTATACCGAGCTCGCCGGAGACGGCAGCACCAGCTGCGGCTGCTGGATCTACGCCGGTGTCTTCGCGGACGGGCAGAACCACGCGAAGCGGCGCCGACACCGCGACGAGCAGAACTGGTTGGGTCCGGACTGGGGGTGGGCCTGGCCGGCCAACCGTCGGGTCCTGTACAACCGGGCCTCGGCCGACCCCGATGGTCGCCCGTGGAGTGAGCGTAAGGCGCTGGTCTGGTGGGATGAGGACCAGGGTTCGTGGACCGGTCACGACGTGCCTGACTTCGTCGCTGACAAGCGGCCCGACTACGAACCGCCCGAGGGCGGAACGGGGCCGGATGGACTGTCGGGCACCGAGCCGTTCATCATGCAGGCCGATGGTCGTGGGTGGCTGTTCGCGCCGTCCGGGGTCACCGACGGACCGCTGCCCACGCACTACGAGCCGCAGGAATCCCCAATGGCCAACCCGCTCTACCCTGTCGACCGCAGCCCGGTCCGGGGGCTGATCCGCCACCCAGACAACCGGTTCCAGCCCAGCGGCACCGAGCCGGGTGCCGACGTCTACCCCTTCGTGGTGACGACGTACCGGCTGACCGAGCACTTCACCGCAGGGGGGATGAGCCGGTGGACGCCGTATCTGGCCGAGCTGCAGCCCGAGTTGTTCTGCGAGGTCTCGCCGGAGCTGGCCCGGTTGCGTGGGCTGGAGAACGGGGGGTGGGCGACTGTCGTCACGGCCCGGTCGGCCATCGAGGCACGGGTCCTGGTCACCGACCGGATGGCCCCGCTCTCGGTGGGTGAGCAACAGGTGCACCAGATCGGTCTGCCCTACCACTGGGGAGGCAATGGGATGGCGACGGGAGACGCGGTGAACGACCTGACGTCGATCACATTGGACCCCACCGCCCACATCGAGGAGGTCAAGGCGTTGACCGCTGACATCCAGCCTGGGCGACGCCTGCGCGGCCCCGCACTGCGCGCCTACGTCGGGGAGTACCGGCGCAGAGCCGGTGTCACCGAGCACACCGGGATGCCCTCGTGA
- a CDS encoding EAL domain-containing protein: protein MSVGIDVYPDNVAAPSVEPGAHPHDSGPHDAPLRQNRPSDGHYDADPTDISASTKDAGWLTAQSVRVSADRSRESGQALGELVIGITALDVVVGRQSIFDRDRAVYGYELLFRPIDASASATGPLSGDLMTSMVLFSATGIGLHRLIGNRFAFCNADRGLLTGAVPISLPPEQTVIEVLETVVPDAAIIEGCERLVAQGFRLALDDFVWFDGVERLLGLADIVKVDLTIVAPQDLPGLVQRLRQYDVKLVAEKVESEEEMLRCLDLGFDYFQGYALARPVILPGKTLGSSELGRLRMASALLGRDFEVDELEAIVATEPGMMLQLLQMAGAGGLAGTRRRVRNVREAFVMIGSQRLQNWIALLVMVDRRVTSTDDFTTALTRAKMSEVLALQLETGRSSLAFTAGMLSAIDVLMGIPTEQILSTLSLDDELQDAAFGEQSTTGRLVRDVIDHLSAKPNPSCRSGFTDQELDLAAIHALNWALDVVDGLTSSIS, encoded by the coding sequence ATGAGCGTGGGCATCGATGTGTACCCCGACAACGTGGCTGCTCCGTCTGTGGAACCCGGCGCCCACCCGCACGACAGCGGGCCACATGACGCACCCCTGAGACAGAATCGGCCCTCAGATGGCCACTACGACGCCGACCCGACCGACATCAGCGCATCCACGAAGGATGCGGGTTGGCTAACCGCTCAGAGCGTGCGGGTCAGTGCCGATAGGTCCAGAGAGTCAGGGCAGGCACTCGGGGAGTTGGTGATCGGAATTACCGCGTTGGACGTCGTCGTCGGCCGGCAGTCGATCTTCGACCGTGACCGTGCCGTCTACGGCTATGAACTGCTGTTCCGTCCGATCGATGCCTCGGCATCGGCAACTGGACCGCTCAGCGGGGATCTGATGACCTCGATGGTGCTGTTCAGCGCGACCGGTATCGGGCTGCATCGCCTGATCGGCAACCGGTTCGCGTTCTGCAATGCCGACCGCGGCCTGCTCACCGGAGCCGTGCCGATCAGCCTCCCGCCCGAACAGACCGTGATCGAGGTGCTGGAGACGGTGGTCCCCGACGCCGCGATCATCGAGGGCTGCGAGCGGTTGGTGGCGCAGGGCTTCCGGCTCGCGCTCGATGACTTCGTGTGGTTCGACGGTGTGGAGCGGCTGCTCGGACTGGCCGACATCGTCAAGGTTGATCTGACCATCGTTGCCCCACAGGACCTGCCGGGCTTGGTCCAGCGGCTGCGTCAGTATGACGTCAAGCTCGTGGCCGAGAAGGTCGAGTCCGAGGAGGAGATGCTGCGGTGTCTCGATCTCGGCTTCGACTACTTCCAGGGCTATGCCCTGGCGCGTCCGGTCATCCTGCCCGGCAAGACCCTGGGCTCCTCCGAACTGGGTCGGCTCCGGATGGCCTCAGCGCTGCTGGGCCGGGATTTCGAGGTCGACGAGCTCGAGGCGATCGTGGCCACCGAGCCGGGCATGATGTTGCAGCTGTTGCAGATGGCTGGCGCCGGCGGTCTCGCCGGGACCCGCCGGCGGGTTCGCAACGTCCGGGAAGCGTTCGTCATGATCGGTTCGCAACGCCTGCAGAACTGGATCGCCCTGTTGGTGATGGTCGATCGTCGGGTGACCAGCACCGATGACTTCACGACCGCGTTGACCCGCGCGAAGATGAGTGAGGTCCTGGCCCTTCAGCTTGAGACGGGACGGTCCAGCCTGGCTTTCACGGCCGGGATGCTGTCCGCGATCGATGTCCTGATGGGCATTCCGACTGAGCAAATCCTCAGCACGCTGTCGTTGGATGACGAGCTGCAGGACGCCGCGTTCGGCGAACAGAGCACCACCGGACGCCTGGTCCGCGACGTGATCGATCACCTGTCGGCCAAACCGAACCCATCGTGCCGTAGCGGCTTCACCGACCAGGAGCTGGATCTGGCCGCGATCCATGCGTTGAACTGGGCGCTGGACGTCGTCGACGGACTGACCTCCTCGATTTCCTGA
- a CDS encoding alpha/beta fold hydrolase has translation MSSWPVIDGVLELGDTQVERGGVIHGARLAWQAHGTLNAARDNVIVYPCSYGATHTDLADLIGPDLVLDPEKWFVVVPDMFSNGLSSSAAEGVDFPAVVTAGDNVRAQRRLLHEQWGIDRVAATYGFSMGAIQAYHWASLFPDVVERAIVVCGSARTAIHNRVFLSGLMRILEAAPEHLGGGRFSAEPVAALRAFAHVYAGWGLSQDFYREELFRTVLGAPDLETYLRTDWEAGFATSRAADLYAQAQTWSDADISAGGDLPAALAAISARVLLMPSETDLYFRVADNAAELPHLRSAELLPIPTVWGHRAGNPVGLPAEMAFVRDAVRRWLEV, from the coding sequence GTGAGCAGCTGGCCGGTCATCGACGGAGTCCTCGAGCTGGGCGACACACAGGTGGAGCGGGGTGGCGTCATCCATGGTGCGCGCCTCGCGTGGCAGGCCCACGGCACCCTGAATGCCGCCAGGGACAACGTGATCGTCTACCCGTGCAGCTACGGCGCGACGCACACCGACCTCGCCGACCTCATCGGTCCCGACCTGGTCCTCGACCCCGAGAAGTGGTTCGTCGTCGTCCCCGACATGTTCTCCAACGGGCTGTCCTCCAGCGCCGCCGAGGGCGTGGACTTCCCCGCCGTCGTCACAGCCGGCGACAACGTGCGGGCCCAGCGGCGGCTGCTGCACGAGCAGTGGGGCATCGACCGGGTTGCCGCGACCTACGGCTTCTCGATGGGCGCGATCCAGGCCTACCACTGGGCGTCGCTGTTCCCCGACGTCGTCGAGCGCGCCATCGTGGTCTGCGGCAGCGCCCGGACGGCGATCCACAACCGGGTCTTCCTCTCCGGGCTGATGCGCATCCTCGAGGCCGCCCCCGAGCACCTCGGCGGCGGACGGTTCTCGGCCGAGCCCGTCGCCGCACTGCGCGCCTTCGCCCACGTCTACGCCGGGTGGGGCCTGAGCCAGGACTTCTACCGCGAGGAGCTCTTCCGGACGGTGCTCGGGGCGCCCGACCTCGAGACCTATCTGCGCACCGACTGGGAGGCGGGGTTCGCCACCAGCCGGGCCGCCGACCTCTACGCCCAGGCGCAGACGTGGTCCGATGCCGACATCAGCGCCGGCGGCGACCTGCCCGCAGCCCTCGCCGCCATCTCGGCCCGGGTCCTGTTGATGCCGAGCGAGACCGACCTCTACTTCCGCGTCGCCGACAACGCCGCCGAGCTGCCGCACCTGCGGTCCGCCGAGCTGCTGCCGATCCCGACCGTCTGGGGCCACCGCGCCGGCAACCCCGTCGGCCTGCCGGCCGAGATGGCCTTCGTGCGGGACGCCGTGCGGCGGTGGCTCGAGGTCTGA
- a CDS encoding dienelactone hydrolase family protein gives MKLREEEVRVAAPDCEIRTIWIRPVGDGPWPAVLFYSDIFQLTESTLRTARRLASYGFAVFAPEIYPRTLAGVALEFDDAGKVAGMAGAAATTTAQFDSDRVALLDHLAGRADVTDVFCVGFCIGGHLAFRAAFDERVSATVCFYPTGLQDGQVGADADSRTLARAADVTGRMMVVFGTNDPHVPAAARLQVLTSLYAAGSEHVELHVYAGGEHAFMRDIGPRHDPDLTDASLAAAVSFMTRR, from the coding sequence ATGAAGCTGCGCGAGGAGGAGGTGCGGGTCGCCGCGCCGGACTGCGAGATCCGCACGATCTGGATCCGCCCGGTCGGTGACGGTCCGTGGCCGGCCGTGCTGTTCTACAGCGACATCTTCCAGCTCACCGAGTCGACGCTGCGCACCGCGCGGCGGCTGGCGTCATACGGGTTCGCCGTCTTCGCGCCGGAGATCTATCCGCGCACGCTGGCCGGCGTCGCGCTGGAGTTCGACGACGCGGGCAAGGTCGCCGGGATGGCCGGGGCGGCGGCCACCACGACGGCGCAGTTCGACTCCGACCGCGTCGCACTGCTCGACCACCTGGCCGGCCGGGCCGACGTCACCGACGTCTTCTGCGTCGGCTTCTGCATCGGCGGTCACCTGGCCTTCCGCGCCGCGTTCGACGAGCGGGTGTCGGCGACGGTGTGCTTCTACCCGACCGGGCTGCAGGACGGCCAGGTCGGCGCCGACGCCGACAGCAGGACCCTCGCCCGAGCCGCCGACGTGACGGGGCGGATGATGGTCGTGTTCGGCACCAACGACCCGCACGTCCCCGCCGCTGCACGCCTCCAGGTCCTCACGAGCCTGTATGCCGCGGGCTCCGAGCACGTCGAGCTGCACGTCTACGCGGGGGGTGAGCACGCCTTCATGCGCGACATCGGGCCGCGCCACGACCCCGACCTCACCGACGCGTCCCTGGCGGCGGCGGTGTCCTTCATGACCCGTCGCTAA
- a CDS encoding peptidase dimerization domain-containing protein, giving the protein MKCGFAMGLLALRALLAVRPDFLTGPLHFLVVIEEERTGDGTLAASDQGVLVDAVVLLEPTGLDLLLGGIGVLWCDIEVVGRSAHAEAAHLAVNPYDLLARLLGGLREWAACRSTTPTTC; this is encoded by the coding sequence ATGAAGTGCGGCTTCGCGATGGGCCTCCTCGCGCTTCGTGCCCTGCTCGCCGTGCGCCCGGATTTCCTGACGGGGCCGCTGCACTTCCTTGTCGTCATCGAGGAGGAGCGCACAGGCGACGGGACGCTCGCCGCGTCCGACCAGGGCGTCCTCGTCGACGCCGTGGTGCTGCTCGAGCCCACCGGGCTGGACCTGCTGCTCGGGGGGATCGGCGTGCTCTGGTGCGACATCGAGGTCGTGGGACGCTCGGCACACGCTGAGGCAGCGCACCTGGCGGTCAACCCCTACGACCTGCTCGCGCGGCTGCTCGGCGGACTGCGTGAGTGGGCTGCCTGCAGGTCGACCACCCCGACGACATGCTGA
- a CDS encoding GntR family transcriptional regulator, with protein sequence MTGALDIDPFGELERDAGEPLGRRIVTRNVADQIVDRMVTAVALGVYVPGQRLPSERDLSQMLQVSRTGVREALHRLAEAGYIEGRRGRQGGSFVLSGWGPNSAEMVGRHLLPNGDRFEALFDARCLIEPLIARTAAERRTRSDVKAIRKALELYRQAGDREASRQADEQIRSRVSLHLGAEPYTTQARKKAALQHEALTDAIDVGDGGLAAQIASSHVSLSDGPVVALVNGLADDLDSWGFQVPALLAAGLRVVRFDNRGIRKSGAPTGPYRAASSACRTPSASSTAATPTCSISATAPASPTCPTSRSARPSRTCPR encoded by the coding sequence GTGACCGGCGCTCTGGACATCGACCCGTTCGGTGAGCTCGAGCGGGATGCCGGCGAGCCGCTGGGCCGACGCATCGTCACGCGCAACGTCGCCGACCAGATCGTGGACCGGATGGTGACCGCGGTGGCTCTCGGTGTCTACGTCCCCGGGCAGCGGCTGCCGTCCGAACGCGACCTGTCGCAGATGCTCCAGGTCTCGCGCACAGGCGTGCGAGAGGCTCTGCACCGACTGGCTGAAGCGGGCTACATCGAGGGGCGTCGCGGTCGTCAGGGCGGTTCGTTCGTTCTCTCGGGATGGGGTCCCAACTCCGCCGAGATGGTCGGCAGGCACCTGCTGCCCAACGGGGACCGATTCGAGGCGCTCTTCGATGCGCGGTGCCTCATCGAGCCCCTCATCGCCCGCACCGCCGCCGAGCGGCGGACCCGCAGCGACGTCAAGGCGATCCGCAAGGCCCTCGAGCTCTACCGGCAGGCTGGTGACAGGGAGGCCTCCCGACAGGCCGACGAGCAGATCCGCTCCCGGGTCAGTCTCCACCTCGGAGCCGAGCCGTACACCACGCAGGCGCGCAAGAAGGCCGCACTCCAGCACGAGGCCCTCACCGACGCCATCGACGTCGGCGACGGCGGCCTGGCGGCCCAGATCGCGTCGAGCCACGTCTCGCTCAGCGACGGTCCGGTGGTCGCGCTCGTCAACGGTCTGGCGGATGACCTGGACTCCTGGGGTTTCCAGGTCCCGGCCCTGCTGGCCGCCGGACTGCGCGTGGTGCGGTTCGACAACCGGGGCATCAGGAAGTCCGGTGCACCCACGGGGCCCTACAGGGCGGCATCGTCTGCGTGCAGAACGCCTTCAGCCTCCTCGACCGCAGCGACGCCGACGTGCTCGATCTCTGCCACCGCTCCGGCGTCGCCTACGTGCCCTACTTCCCGCTCGGCTCGGCCTTCCCGCACCTGCCCAAGGTGA
- a CDS encoding aldo/keto reductase: protein MLDLCHRSGVAYVPYFPLGSAFPHLPKVTDDVAVRAVAARLGVTAAQVGLAWLLGRRANVLLIPGTSSVAHLEENLSVADVVLSVDDVAELERGV, encoded by the coding sequence GTGCTCGATCTCTGCCACCGCTCCGGCGTCGCCTACGTGCCCTACTTCCCGCTCGGCTCGGCCTTCCCGCACCTGCCCAAGGTGACGGACGACGTCGCCGTCCGGGCTGTCGCCGCCCGGCTCGGCGTCACCGCCGCGCAGGTCGGCCTCGCGTGGCTGCTCGGACGCCGTGCCAACGTCCTGCTCATCCCCGGCACGTCGAGCGTCGCCCACCTCGAGGAGAACCTGTCCGTGGCTGACGTCGTGCTGAGCGTCGACGATGTGGCCGAGCTGGAGCGTGGGGTCTGA
- a CDS encoding group 1 truncated hemoglobin yields MTLNVPDTRRLAPEADPSTAAASAPSEATLYERLGGAYGIAGAVDILVDRLFANVSVNANATVHEHHGNNANAPGYKFLVTAWSIEATGGPACYIGHDMSEAHEHLDIDAQGFDAVVMEIASTLSYLGVPAEESTEFMAIIEGYRSAVVAS; encoded by the coding sequence ATGACTCTCAACGTCCCTGACACCCGACGCCTCGCCCCCGAGGCCGACCCGTCGACCGCCGCAGCATCCGCTCCGTCGGAAGCGACCCTCTACGAGCGACTGGGCGGCGCCTACGGCATCGCCGGTGCTGTCGACATCCTGGTGGACCGCCTCTTCGCGAACGTCAGCGTCAACGCCAACGCCACGGTGCACGAGCACCATGGCAACAACGCGAACGCCCCCGGCTACAAGTTCCTCGTGACTGCCTGGTCGATCGAGGCCACGGGCGGGCCCGCCTGCTACATCGGGCACGACATGAGCGAGGCGCACGAGCACCTCGACATCGACGCCCAGGGCTTCGATGCCGTCGTCATGGAGATCGCGTCCACCCTGTCCTACCTAGGCGTCCCCGCCGAGGAGAGCACCGAGTTCATGGCGATCATCGAGGGCTACCGGTCGGCGGTCGTCGCGTCGTAG